A DNA window from Candidatus Protochlamydia naegleriophila contains the following coding sequences:
- a CDS encoding cbb3-type cytochrome c oxidase subunit II, which produces MTDNSKQEQATPHKEPAHTHFIHKLDKSAILVIIGVILLFSTSVAVVLVAPTYVDSTWTSPSSPYQVQMYKVEDPNIYISSASTGGADLQYVRHLKQDFTLLAFKESNNLRLVAPKELEKYITRTGDPQLKLTSRLLMLREPQGEAKVRAEQLSQSAQQSQKSDKPQERVTFQVLELYDPGVEEAFSFEPYGGILQNWVDENFAILDESVKHPYHQDYGVIYAQNPQEFRISTSRVGNTQRWRYDPNGRPLQSLAELKSPEMGFHSREELIYLGEHIYAVEGCWYCHTDQTRTLIQDTVLNGSDSFPAPPSSANEYIYQKITFAGTRRIGPDISRVGVKKPSRDWHKAHFWAPKTASAGSIMPSFQHFFDNDPRGTGKSSIGIPNHRFEAIYQYMMTKGTRITAPTQAWWLGKDPIKTKEIIEGQRVLK; this is translated from the coding sequence ATGACAGACAATAGCAAACAGGAGCAGGCTACTCCTCATAAAGAGCCGGCCCATACCCATTTTATACACAAGTTGGATAAGTCTGCCATTTTGGTTATTATAGGGGTGATTCTACTATTTTCCACTTCAGTTGCAGTGGTCTTAGTTGCGCCTACCTATGTCGATTCTACTTGGACGAGCCCTTCGAGTCCGTATCAAGTGCAGATGTATAAGGTTGAAGATCCAAACATTTATATCAGCAGTGCATCGACTGGCGGGGCAGATTTGCAGTATGTGCGTCATTTGAAGCAGGATTTTACACTCTTGGCTTTCAAAGAGTCTAATAATCTCCGTTTGGTTGCTCCCAAAGAGCTTGAAAAGTATATCACGCGCACTGGCGATCCTCAGCTCAAACTGACGTCCCGCCTTTTGATGTTGCGCGAGCCGCAAGGTGAGGCTAAAGTGCGGGCTGAGCAACTTTCGCAATCTGCCCAACAGTCGCAAAAGAGTGATAAGCCTCAAGAAAGGGTGACCTTTCAAGTGTTAGAGCTCTACGATCCTGGGGTTGAAGAGGCCTTTTCTTTTGAGCCTTATGGAGGAATCTTGCAAAACTGGGTTGATGAAAATTTTGCCATTTTAGATGAGAGCGTAAAACATCCCTATCATCAAGATTATGGAGTTATTTATGCTCAAAATCCGCAAGAATTTCGCATTAGCACGAGCCGCGTTGGAAACACTCAAAGATGGCGGTATGATCCAAATGGGCGTCCTCTTCAAAGCTTAGCAGAGCTGAAGAGTCCAGAAATGGGATTCCATTCTAGGGAGGAGCTCATCTATCTTGGAGAGCATATTTACGCCGTGGAAGGTTGTTGGTATTGCCATACGGACCAAACGCGTACGTTGATTCAAGATACTGTTTTGAATGGTTCTGATTCATTCCCGGCCCCGCCTTCGTCTGCAAACGAATATATTTATCAAAAAATTACCTTTGCTGGTACGCGCCGCATCGGCCCTGATATTTCGCGAGTAGGCGTTAAAAAGCCTAGCCGTGATTGGCATAAGGCCCACTTTTGGGCGCCAAAGACGGCCAGTGCCGGTTCCATTATGCCCTCCTTCCAGCACTTTTTTGATAATGATCCACGGGGGACTGGCAAGAGTTCGATCGGTATTCCCAATCACCGCTTTGAAGCCATTTATCAATACATGATGACGAAGGGAACGCGTATCACGGCTCCTACGCAAGCCTGGTGGCTCGGCAAGGATCCAATCAAAACTAAAGAAATCATCGAAGGGCAGCGGGTGTTAAAATGA
- a CDS encoding biliverdin-producing heme oxygenase: protein MQVFQGLFSFGQTTQGDRTLSELFQSETKTIHKEVEQHEFVKQILSDSIEGKHYLQHLVDLHAIYQSLEDGLRANLKKTPHIQTIYFEELCRENGLQRDLKLLREACNQRPIECSQSANDYVLHLNHLADSTPLLLVAHAYVRYLGDLSGGMILKQHLEKKWPDAIEFYDFASLLTKHDKKNAWAFKEFFKVKMNQMPLNDLQRKELAAEAKKAFEFSGKLFDAALHPV from the coding sequence ATGCAAGTATTTCAAGGTTTATTTAGTTTCGGACAAACGACACAAGGCGACCGTACATTGTCTGAACTCTTTCAATCAGAGACGAAGACTATCCATAAAGAGGTAGAGCAGCATGAGTTTGTCAAACAAATCCTTTCAGATAGCATAGAGGGTAAGCATTATCTGCAGCACTTAGTCGATTTGCATGCCATCTATCAATCCCTAGAAGATGGGCTCCGCGCGAATCTCAAGAAGACTCCTCATATCCAAACTATCTATTTTGAAGAGCTATGCCGAGAAAATGGTTTGCAAAGGGATTTGAAACTGCTGAGAGAAGCATGCAATCAAAGACCGATCGAATGCTCCCAATCAGCAAATGACTATGTCCTGCATCTCAATCATTTAGCCGACTCCACCCCGCTCCTACTCGTTGCTCACGCCTATGTCAGATATTTGGGAGATTTATCAGGGGGAATGATTTTAAAACAGCACCTCGAGAAAAAATGGCCGGATGCTATCGAGTTTTACGATTTTGCTTCCCTATTAACAAAGCATGACAAGAAGAACGCTTGGGCATTTAAGGAGTTCTTTAAAGTTAAAATGAATCAAATGCCATTAAATGATCTGCAAAGAAAAGAACTTGCCGCAGAAGCTAAGAAGGCTTTCGAATTCTCTGGAAAACTATTCGATGCAGCCCTTCATCCAGTTTAG
- a CDS encoding cytosine permease, whose translation MENALQRQNWRQLASVQVGGAICLPLLLVGYELAKYQDPASTVWSIVWGNLFLFGLALVAGFLSLKRETTTVEHAFFYFGSYGRVFFGITLALSMLGWFAIQAQCMGTDLYQLVKQLDPHFSANSQEWILIFSLILACLIIMGAFWGLTFLTRMADLCVPLLVFTIGYAVYLVDQTPLIEQMVKIPANWWDGKGVSLVFASSIAATIDLPSFYRHASHPKAVVWASISTYLVAMPLVQLAGVFLYHGTHAATIGEALSYSAAFGWKVWVVLFMLIAGWTTNNVNLYSALLSLRSLSKKLSFSTAMGIAGLIGLGLITIPLLESFASVLDLMGIFVVAMGGIILTAYLLESSGYAANPALSWLAWLAGIVVGLRSWLDPLSLAGSGAPVLDAGLVAAFTLIVSYFLQRLVQRIKNQFFLEERSCENA comes from the coding sequence GTGGAAAATGCACTACAAAGGCAAAACTGGCGACAATTGGCCAGCGTTCAAGTAGGGGGAGCTATTTGCCTCCCCCTGCTCTTAGTTGGCTATGAACTAGCCAAGTATCAAGATCCAGCTTCGACTGTATGGTCGATAGTATGGGGCAACCTATTTCTTTTTGGATTGGCTTTAGTTGCCGGCTTTTTAAGTTTAAAAAGAGAGACGACAACAGTTGAACACGCGTTTTTCTACTTTGGCAGTTATGGAAGAGTTTTTTTTGGAATTACTCTTGCCTTATCGATGCTTGGCTGGTTTGCCATCCAGGCGCAGTGCATGGGAACAGATCTCTACCAGCTTGTCAAACAGTTAGATCCCCATTTTTCAGCTAATTCACAAGAATGGATACTAATCTTTAGCTTGATTTTGGCCTGTTTAATAATCATGGGAGCTTTTTGGGGCTTAACTTTTCTCACTCGCATGGCCGATCTTTGCGTCCCTCTGCTCGTTTTTACAATTGGCTATGCGGTTTATTTGGTTGATCAGACTCCATTAATCGAACAAATGGTCAAGATCCCTGCTAACTGGTGGGATGGTAAAGGAGTTTCCCTTGTCTTTGCGTCATCCATTGCAGCGACAATTGATCTGCCAAGTTTTTATAGGCACGCCAGCCATCCAAAAGCCGTTGTTTGGGCCTCTATTTCCACTTATCTTGTTGCCATGCCGCTTGTTCAACTAGCGGGTGTTTTCCTTTATCATGGAACACATGCAGCAACAATTGGAGAGGCTCTTTCTTATTCAGCTGCATTTGGATGGAAAGTGTGGGTTGTGCTCTTTATGCTGATTGCTGGATGGACGACGAATAATGTAAATCTCTATTCGGCTTTATTGAGCTTGCGAAGTTTATCCAAAAAACTGTCCTTTAGTACGGCGATGGGAATTGCTGGGCTCATTGGGCTTGGATTGATCACCATTCCCTTGCTGGAAAGTTTTGCATCCGTTTTAGATTTAATGGGCATTTTTGTTGTCGCTATGGGCGGGATTATTCTAACAGCCTATCTTTTGGAATCAAGCGGCTATGCAGCGAATCCAGCCCTATCTTGGCTGGCCTGGCTGGCCGGAATTGTCGTTGGCTTACGCTCTTGGCTTGATCCTTTATCTCTAGCTGGGTCGGGTGCTCCGGTGCTGGATGCGGGATTGGTTGCTGCCTTTACCTTAATCGTTTCTTATTTTTTGCAAAGGCTTGTACAGAGAATAAAAAATCAATTTTTCCTGGAGGAAAGAAGCTGTGAAAACGCTTAA
- a CDS encoding DUF917 domain-containing protein — MKTLNIMTIGEAELEALAVGANVLGSGGGGDPAYDLLIAKENIGLYGPVPLLQVGDIDDQDLVVPIGYMGAPLVCLEKLPSGLEFPLLFELIQAHFKLSVAAILPFEIGGSNAMAPFSVAGRLGLPVLDADTFGRAFPEMHMSVCRLAGLSPSPAFIADSVGNHAVVSSQDDYQMERQLRALTTAMGASAAVCTYPMKGKQAKQTLIKGMLSLAIEIGKAVLAQGGISLAELIRPWQGEVLFSGTLVDIDSRLEDSFLKGKAVVEKGQQTWAIHYQNEFLAVEHNGSYLATTPTIITLFDEENGMPVPIERLRYGLSVSVCTFPAPVIWQTAAGLACVGPEVFGFESIGKHK; from the coding sequence GTGAAAACGCTTAACATAATGACCATTGGAGAAGCAGAGTTAGAGGCCTTAGCCGTAGGAGCAAATGTCTTGGGATCGGGAGGCGGGGGCGATCCGGCCTATGACTTGCTCATCGCCAAAGAAAATATCGGGCTCTATGGCCCAGTTCCTCTGTTGCAAGTGGGTGACATAGACGATCAAGATTTAGTTGTACCTATTGGATACATGGGGGCGCCTTTAGTCTGTTTGGAAAAACTTCCAAGCGGACTCGAATTTCCTTTACTCTTTGAGTTGATTCAAGCGCATTTTAAGCTGTCTGTAGCGGCGATCCTTCCTTTTGAAATTGGAGGATCGAATGCGATGGCTCCTTTTTCTGTGGCAGGGCGACTTGGGCTGCCAGTTTTAGATGCAGATACCTTCGGCAGAGCATTTCCAGAGATGCACATGAGTGTCTGTCGTCTCGCCGGCCTCTCCCCATCTCCTGCATTTATTGCCGACAGTGTAGGCAATCATGCCGTTGTCTCTTCTCAAGATGACTATCAGATGGAAAGACAACTGAGGGCTCTGACTACAGCGATGGGTGCTAGTGCTGCAGTCTGTACCTATCCGATGAAAGGCAAGCAAGCTAAGCAAACCTTGATCAAGGGAATGCTTTCATTAGCCATCGAAATTGGAAAAGCTGTGTTAGCACAAGGGGGTATTTCTTTAGCGGAACTTATCCGACCCTGGCAAGGAGAGGTGCTGTTTTCTGGTACATTAGTAGATATCGATTCTAGACTTGAAGATTCCTTTTTAAAAGGAAAAGCTGTCGTAGAAAAAGGCCAGCAAACATGGGCAATTCACTACCAGAATGAATTTTTGGCCGTCGAACACAATGGTAGCTACTTAGCGACGACGCCTACCATCATCACTCTTTTTGATGAAGAAAATGGCATGCCCGTGCCCATAGAAAGGCTAAGGTATGGGCTGTCCGTCTCCGTTTGTACTTTCCCGGCACCTGTCATTTGGCAGACGGCGGCAGGACTTGCTTGTGTAGGCCCTGAGGTATTTGGATTTGAATCTATTGGCAAACATAAGTAA
- a CDS encoding hydantoinase/oxoprolinase family protein, translating into MYTIGIDIGGTHTDAVLLDASGKTAAWAKGTTTHPLTDGVKGIIQNVLQQANLCSACIKTVIMGTTHATNAILEGSQLLKVGLIRISDAKPLSPSPGFGWPRALQKQVIGATQVIDGGYECDARGSRRFSLIQARDAIEKLLDAGVEAISIVGAFAPLNGEQERLIGCLVKELAGSDFPVSFSHEIGGIGLIERENATLLNSALKKVIVQGFAQLEQILQDLNICASVWLTQNNGSLLSLAEARLFPIKTIGAGPTNSFIGASRLCGLDEAIVVDVGGTSTDIGLIEGGYARSSLQAATIGGIPLHFAMPDMISLALGGGSLIKNWEAGDIQIGPNSVARYLKTSSQVFGGSILTLTDAAVAAGHFSVSGGMPSKIVLKPDEAQTVIRHVCKQVYQSIKVIQGKRKGIPVIVVGGGASLLQPLFEAFELEGIIPERAGIANAYGAGLAEVSGVIDSVVSLKEREAVLDGLKNQAIQAAIKKGADASQIRIASLSILPFAYTTDALAKVLVTASGPRLEV; encoded by the coding sequence ATGTATACGATAGGGATTGATATTGGAGGTACGCATACAGATGCCGTATTACTCGATGCTAGCGGAAAAACGGCAGCATGGGCGAAAGGGACAACGACGCATCCATTAACAGATGGAGTCAAAGGCATCATTCAAAATGTCCTTCAACAGGCCAACTTGTGCTCTGCTTGCATCAAAACTGTAATCATGGGAACGACCCATGCAACGAATGCGATTTTAGAGGGGAGTCAGCTTTTGAAAGTCGGGTTGATTAGAATTTCTGATGCTAAGCCTCTTTCTCCTTCACCTGGATTTGGATGGCCAAGAGCCTTGCAAAAGCAGGTCATCGGAGCCACACAAGTAATTGATGGCGGGTATGAATGCGATGCAAGAGGCTCAAGGCGATTCAGCCTGATTCAAGCAAGAGACGCCATTGAAAAGTTGTTGGATGCAGGTGTTGAGGCCATAAGCATTGTAGGCGCATTTGCACCGCTAAATGGTGAGCAAGAAAGGCTTATAGGATGCTTGGTTAAGGAATTGGCTGGGAGTGATTTTCCAGTTTCCTTCTCGCATGAAATTGGAGGGATCGGTTTGATTGAAAGGGAAAATGCAACCTTGCTCAATTCCGCTCTCAAAAAAGTGATTGTGCAGGGGTTTGCCCAGCTTGAACAGATTCTTCAGGATCTCAATATTTGCGCCTCTGTGTGGCTGACTCAAAATAATGGAAGCCTTTTGAGCCTGGCCGAAGCTCGATTATTTCCCATTAAAACTATTGGAGCGGGACCGACGAACTCGTTTATTGGAGCTTCCAGACTCTGCGGATTAGATGAAGCCATTGTTGTGGACGTTGGAGGGACCTCGACCGATATAGGATTGATAGAGGGTGGGTATGCCCGCTCTTCTTTGCAGGCTGCAACCATTGGTGGAATACCATTGCACTTTGCCATGCCTGACATGATTTCTTTAGCCTTAGGCGGAGGAAGTTTAATTAAAAATTGGGAGGCAGGCGATATTCAAATTGGTCCAAATAGCGTTGCTAGATATCTAAAAACGAGTTCTCAAGTATTTGGAGGATCTATTTTAACTCTTACAGATGCGGCAGTCGCGGCGGGCCACTTTAGTGTTAGCGGAGGGATGCCGTCAAAGATTGTATTGAAGCCAGATGAGGCACAAACTGTAATCAGACATGTGTGTAAACAAGTTTATCAATCTATCAAAGTCATTCAAGGCAAGCGCAAGGGGATACCAGTCATTGTTGTAGGCGGTGGAGCCTCTTTACTTCAACCCTTATTTGAAGCTTTTGAGTTGGAAGGGATTATTCCTGAAAGAGCGGGCATAGCCAATGCTTATGGTGCTGGATTAGCGGAAGTGTCTGGTGTAATCGATAGCGTGGTATCGTTGAAAGAGCGGGAGGCTGTACTCGATGGATTGAAGAATCAAGCCATTCAAGCTGCGATTAAAAAAGGGGCCGATGCCTCCCAAATTCGCATTGCCAGTTTGTCGATTCTTCCTTTTGCCTATACAACGGATGCCTTGGCGAAGGTCTTGGTAACTGCGTCAGGCCCTCGTTTAGAAGTCTAA